GGCGGCGATCAAATCGATTTGCAAGTTCGCCGCGAAAACGAAGTGCTGAAGAAGAAAGTAACCTTGGGCGAGTGGCAATCTGACCTGCCCGTCACTTTCCACGGCAATTCTCGCATGCCCGGGATGCAAATTCCGTTGCCGCAAATTCAGGTGCCGCAAATCATGCCGCAAACTGTGCCCCAGCCGGCAGTGCCCCAGCCGGCAGTGCCCCAGCAATCAGTGCCCCCGCAGTCAGTGCCGCAGCAGAATCCGCCTGCTCAGAATTTGCCAGCCGTAAAGTAGATTTGCCCCACTAGCTGATGCTTTGGGAACGAGGTCATTCGGCTTTCGGCAGCGGAACTTCCACACTCGACGCCGGACCGTCCGTTTTTTTCGGCTCGCCGCTAAAGAAAGCCGCCGATTTATCGAGCGCGTCTAGCACGTGCAATACGGCCGTGTAATGTCCGCAGTTGTACCACTCGATGCTGGGCCGGCCAAAAGCGTCCCACAGGCTGTCGGTGCAAGCGCGGGGAATGATTTCGTCGTGCAGGGCATTGAGCATCAAGATTTTTCGACCCTGCAGACATGCGCGGTACGAGCAAGGATCGACGGTTTTCATCAGCTCCGTCAGTTCGTCCAGGGAATGTCCTTGCGCCAGCCACTGCTGCCGAGCGGCGGCCAGATGCTTTTCTTGCGAATCGCGCAACACCACGCTTAAATTACCGCCGGCCAAGACCGGACAAACTTTGTTGAAACGCGGCTCCGCCGCCGCGGCCAGGGAAGCGGTGATGCCTCCCAGGCTGATGCCGAAGATGCCCAGTTGCTGCGGATCGACTTCATCCTGCGCGGCCAGCCACGCGGCGGCGTAGCGAATATCTTTCACGGCCTGAATCATGCCGCGCACCGTGGCTTGCGGATCGGTGGAAATCATCCGCGCACTGGAGCCGGGCTGCCGCCGATCGCCGTAATACGGCATGTGAACGAACAGCGCCGCCACGCCATGCTGCGCTAAATTGCTGGCAAACAATCGGGCCAGGGGAAAATCGCCTCCCAAAATATGCAACACCACGCAGGCCGGATATTTGCCCGGCCTGGCTGGACGAAAATACTCGCAATGCACCGTGTTGTTGTTCACTTCCGCCGTTACCACCGGCGAAGGAAAGGTAACCAACGACAGCGAAATGTTCGCGGTCGACTGCGGCTGCGGAATTTGCTGGAAGGAAAACGTGCTGGCCGGCAGGCGAAACGGCTCCGGAACGGCGTGCTCTTCCTGGCCGGTAGGTTCAAACCGCACTTCCCCGGTGCGCACCTTCGCTTCTTCCGCCCGGGCGGAATGCGGGGCCAGCATCGCCAGCCAGAGAGCGATGGCAAATCGGACGGCGGCGGGCAGCGGCATTTTCATTTGGTAGATTCCAGTGCCATTCGATAAAACCGTGGGATGCCGCTAACATAAACGCTTGCGGCCGGCTGGAAAATCGGACTTTCAATTCTTGATGCTAGCACCGTAGGAGCAGTTTGCCTGTGGTGCATGCTATTGCACGGGCATTACGGCATTCGTATAGTTTGCCCCCTGCTGAAACTGCCACTTCCTCTGTTCTTCCTGGCAGCGATTTTGTGCTGAGAGAAATTCTATGCGGCCGCGCTTGAATCGACGAGCGGTTTGGTGGGCGATCTTGGGTGTCGCACTGGTCGTGTGGGGACTCACCGACGTCCGCTGGCGAGCACAAATTGATGCGCACAATTTGGGCAACCATCGTTCCGATTTTACCGTGTATACCGTGGCCGGAGCGGCGATGTTCGATGGCCGCGATCCGTATGCTGTGACCAATCCGCGAGGCTGGCATTATTTGTACCCGCCGCTGTTTGCAATTTTGGTGGCGCCGCTATCAGGGTTAAATTCGCAGTGGCAGGCGGTCATTTGGTACGCCATTAGTTTGTTCACACTGTGGGGTTGCTACGTCGAGTGTCGCCGCATTTGGAAATGGCTGAGCGCGACCAATCCATCGAGCGCAGTGGAAAATATCCGCGGGAAGAAAGATGTTCTGCCTTCCGGCGATTCCTCCACCCTGCCTGCTTATTTCTTCTGGCTGGCCGGCGCAACGGTAGTATTGCCCGTGTTGAATTGCCTGCAGCGCGGGCAAGTGGGCATTCTGCTGGCGTATTTGCTGCTGTGGGGATTCCGCTGTGTAGTGAGCAGCCGTACCTGGAAAAGCGCGGTGGCGGCCGGCATCATTTTGGCGCTGCCGGTAGTCGTTAAAGTAATTCCCGCGCTTCCGGTGGGAATTTTATGCCTGCAACTGCTGGCGACCGCCGCCCTGCATCGCTGGGCGAGCGATTGGATTCAGCGTGCCGTCGGCGTGTTGCTGGGAACCACAGTTGGCATGGCGCTGTTTCTGCTTGTCATTCCCAGCCTGGCGATAGGACCGGCGGCGAACATCAAGCATTTGAACACGTTTGTCAACAACGTGCTGCTGGACGACGGCGGCAAATTGGATGACGATTTCAGCGTTCACAGCAAGCGGAATCAGAGCTTAACGAATGCGGTTTACCGCTTGGGAAATTGGACGGCGCATGTTTTCGGCGGCGCCCCCAATGATCAATTGATTGACGCGTTCGCCACCCGCGATGCCGCCATGCCCATGGATAGCCGCTGGGCCGTGTGGACCTTGCGGCTGTTGCAGATCAGCTTTTTGGCGCTGTTGTTGGCCGCAGGCTGGGTTGCCGCGCGCTATAACGACGCGCTGGGAACGGCCGTGGTATTTTCGTTGGCGTGCTTGTTGATGTCGGCCCTGTCGCCGGTTTTTCGCGGTCATTATTACGTGATGTGGTTGCCCGCGGCGTGGCTGTTGTCGCTTTACAGTTGGCGTAACCAGCACACGCATTTGGCGATTTCGCTGGCGGTTGCCGCTTGTGCGCTCACTTGGACGCATTACTTGCTGCTGGAATGGGCCGGCCGCGTGGGCGTTTTGGGCTTAGGCGCTACAGCGTGGTATGTGGTGGCCACAATTTCTGTGCTCCGCACCAAGCCCGCGAAGCCGGCAATCGTTCCAACCACTGCGCCGCAATGGTTGCACGCGGCATGATGATGACCGCTTTTTGAGGTCCCCAGACAAGTCGATACGAACCGCACCTTTACGGCTGCAATCAAGGAATTTCATTCGGGCGAGGAACTGAACTGTGCCAACCGCGAAAGTAAATGTGGTGTGCATGAAATGGGGCACCATGTACAACGGCCCCTACGTGAACAACTTGTACTCGATGGTTCAGCGTAATTTGACCATTCCGCACCGCTTCGTCTGCTTCACCGACAACGACGAAGGATTTCTCCCCGCCGTAGAAAGCTTCCCGTTGCCAACCGCCGATTTAATGGGAGGCGGGCGCTACGGATCGTGGAACAAAATGGCGCTGTTCGCGCCGCAGTTGGCCGATTTGGCCGGACCCACGCTGTTTTTGGATCTCGACCTGTTGGTGGTCGGAAACATTGATAGCCTGTTTGAATACCGGCCGGGAGACTTTTGCATCATCCACGATTGGTCGCGGCGGCAGGAAGGCAATTCGTCGGTCTTTCGTTTTGAAGTGGGCAAGCACGCCGATTTGTTAGACAATTTTCTGGCCCATGCGGACGAAGTGCGTCGCAGCTACCGGTCCGATCAGTGCTTCCTTTCCGAGCGGCTGATTCAAGCGGGCCTGCTGCACTACTGGCCTGATTCTTGGTGCTGCAGCTTCAAGCGGCATTGCTTGCCGAAGTGGCCCATTCAATGGTTCACGACGGCGAAATTATCGCCGGCAGCCAAAGTCATTGTGTTCCACGGCAAGCCGAAGCCGCCGGAGGCCGCTCGTGGCATACGGAGCAAATTGAGATTGATCCGACCAGTCGCGTGGATCGATCAACATTGGCACTCGCGCGATGCCGCGTAAAAGCCCGCTGCCACGGCGCGCTTTAATTTCATCCCCACACCGTTTTATCAAGGCACAGAGAATTTTATGTCGATGCTGAATCTCGATGTCTTTCGCCGCACACAGCTGGTGCGCGAGCCATTCGAGCATTGCATTATGCCCTGGTTCATCAGGCCGGAGGCGCTGAATCGCATTCAGTCCGATTATCCCGAGATCCCGCAAGGCGGGAGTTTTCCGCTCTCGAAATTGAGATTTGGACCGGCGTTTCAAGCGCTCAGCCAAGAACTGCTCGGTCCTGAAATGCAGGCTGTCTTTGCCGAAAAATTCCAAATCGATCTCACCGGCCGCCCGGCCACACTGACGGTCCGGGGACAATCGCGCGCCAAAGATGGCCAAATTCATGTCGACAGTAAGACCAAGCTGATCACCGTGCTGCTGTATCTCAACTCGCCGTGGGAAGCCGCAGGCGGTCGATTGCGCTTATTGTGCTCGGCGCATGATATTGATAACTACTTTGCCGAAGTGCCTCCGGAGCAGGGAACGCTGCTGTGCTTTCGCAATGGGCCCAACGCCTGGCACGGCCATAAAACCTTCATTGGGCAGCGGCGCGTGTTGCAATTGAATTGGGTGGTGAGCGAAGCGGCCGCCCAGGCTGCAGCCCGCCGGCACGGACTTTCGGCTTTGCTCAAGCGGTTCAATCCCTTTCAGCGCGGCGCGCAAACGACCGGAAACGTTGAGTTGCCCGGCGAATCCGCCGCGCCGGCGGCGGCTCAAGCGGCTTTTGCCGCCGCGCGCTGGTAATACTGCTCGACCAGGTCCTGATTCGCATCGGCCGGATCGGCATACCAAATGTTAAGAATCGTGTTGCGCGTGCCCACTTCTCCTATAAGCAGCGTGCGGCCGTGCCAACTCTTCAGCTTGAGCGAATTGATCACGCTGAACGCATAGCATGTGTTTGGCAAAAATGGCGTCGTCTTCACAACTTCAAATCCACGCGGCTCGCGCAGCAAGTGCAATGGATTGAGGCTGCGGCGATAAAATTCCGTGCCCAAATCTTTTTGGCGATCGTCGGCAGGTAACGCAATTTGCATGGTCACCACTTTCCGGCGGGTATCTGGATGCGGCTTGATCCGATAACCCGAGGTCTCCCGAAACAGCTCCGGCAACGGGTACGCGGCGAGCTTGCGGGCTTCCTTCACGCCAAAGCGGAACGTTAAGCCCGGCTGCAAACGATCGAACACGCTGGCTTTGAATTCCGGGGCGCCCAAGGCGTCGCGCACCGCCAGCCATAGCGAGCGCTGCCGCGCGCTCAACCGTTCGATGCTGGCGCTAGTCAGCTTGAATCGCCCCCGGTTGCTCTTTCCGGCCGTCATGAATTTGTCGTAGTCGAAGGCTTCATACAGCGCGCTGTCGGGCAACAGCTTCAAAATTTCCTGATAAACATCGCCGGGGAAAATCCCCTGGGCAATAAAGTGCGGAAATGGGTTGGTCTCGGCCGGTGTGGTCCGAATCGTCCGCAGCATGTGGGTCAGCGTACGATTTTTGATTTCTTGTCGAACGTTGTCTTCGGTCCGCATGCAGTCAGTTCCTTACGTCGTAGAAAATCGGGTTTTCCGAATCTCATCGGCCTGCGACGTATGGAAAATTAACGATTATCACCCCGCGCACGTCAGAATCGGCTGCGCCGAAACGCTGGCATCGTTGCCCAGGCGACGGGCATGAGACTACAGTCCCGCAGTCGCTGCTGGTAAGGTTTCCCTATCGCTGTAAAACCCGGCCACGTAGAATGGTGGTATGACTGCAAAATCATCACCTTCTGCAGCCGGCGCAAAAGCAGCCACTGCCGGCAAGGGCGTTTCCGGACAAAATTTATTTCTGGGCATTGTGCTGGCGGCGGGCCTCATCGTGGCCGGCTACATTCTTTTCAGCGAAACCTTGGGGCAAGCGGCGGGCCCGGCGAATTTGAAGCTGGAAGATATTCCCTTCAACGGCGCCCAAGCTTACGAGTATCTCAAGCAGTTGTGCAACTTCGGACCGCGGCCCAGCGGATCGCAGGCCATTGAAAGCGAGAAAACATTTCTCATCGATTATTTTCAAAAGCTGGGCGCGACC
The window above is part of the Pirellulales bacterium genome. Proteins encoded here:
- a CDS encoding 2OG-Fe(II) oxygenase, coding for MSMLNLDVFRRTQLVREPFEHCIMPWFIRPEALNRIQSDYPEIPQGGSFPLSKLRFGPAFQALSQELLGPEMQAVFAEKFQIDLTGRPATLTVRGQSRAKDGQIHVDSKTKLITVLLYLNSPWEAAGGRLRLLCSAHDIDNYFAEVPPEQGTLLCFRNGPNAWHGHKTFIGQRRVLQLNWVVSEAAAQAAARRHGLSALLKRFNPFQRGAQTTGNVELPGESAAPAAAQAAFAAARW
- a CDS encoding glycosyltransferase family 87 protein, translating into MRPRLNRRAVWWAILGVALVVWGLTDVRWRAQIDAHNLGNHRSDFTVYTVAGAAMFDGRDPYAVTNPRGWHYLYPPLFAILVAPLSGLNSQWQAVIWYAISLFTLWGCYVECRRIWKWLSATNPSSAVENIRGKKDVLPSGDSSTLPAYFFWLAGATVVLPVLNCLQRGQVGILLAYLLLWGFRCVVSSRTWKSAVAAGIILALPVVVKVIPALPVGILCLQLLATAALHRWASDWIQRAVGVLLGTTVGMALFLLVIPSLAIGPAANIKHLNTFVNNVLLDDGGKLDDDFSVHSKRNQSLTNAVYRLGNWTAHVFGGAPNDQLIDAFATRDAAMPMDSRWAVWTLRLLQISFLALLLAAGWVAARYNDALGTAVVFSLACLLMSALSPVFRGHYYVMWLPAAWLLSLYSWRNQHTHLAISLAVAACALTWTHYLLLEWAGRVGVLGLGATAWYVVATISVLRTKPAKPAIVPTTAPQWLHAA
- a CDS encoding alpha/beta hydrolase family protein; this translates as MKMPLPAAVRFAIALWLAMLAPHSARAEEAKVRTGEVRFEPTGQEEHAVPEPFRLPASTFSFQQIPQPQSTANISLSLVTFPSPVVTAEVNNNTVHCEYFRPARPGKYPACVVLHILGGDFPLARLFASNLAQHGVAALFVHMPYYGDRRQPGSSARMISTDPQATVRGMIQAVKDIRYAAAWLAAQDEVDPQQLGIFGISLGGITASLAAAAEPRFNKVCPVLAGGNLSVVLRDSQEKHLAAARQQWLAQGHSLDELTELMKTVDPCSYRACLQGRKILMLNALHDEIIPRACTDSLWDAFGRPSIEWYNCGHYTAVLHVLDALDKSAAFFSGEPKKTDGPASSVEVPLPKAE